A part of Rhodopirellula bahusiensis genomic DNA contains:
- a CDS encoding FtsX-like permease family protein, whose amino-acid sequence MSRRTPLAWKNLIGNPARLCVAAAGVGFAAVLMFTQNGFRNALLDSPVRLIEVVDCELVAISPARYMLPVDERFPRSLLRRVKADPAVADVQALLIERTMARVRVEGSPSRPIRVISVPDASLFPSTSNQPRRSWLNVAGLEQHRDALRQRDTALVDRKTRSEYGFEFDDSGHPADQRIELSEQSIELVGSFTLGTDFANEGSLLIAESSFANYFPRRGYGKPLETVDLGLIRLQDGASPEEAAERLTNMAAGQWQVLTRQQIRDREQTFWSEQTPVGMIFLIGTLMGFAVGIIICYQILFTNLQDAMSEYATLKAMGYPNRFFVGLVVRQSVYLSVLGFVPAVLIALLLFRMLESLTGLPMALTFARAGSVLVLTTLMCLISGLLALRKLVRADPASLF is encoded by the coding sequence ATGAGTCGACGCACTCCTCTAGCCTGGAAGAATCTGATCGGGAACCCGGCGCGTTTGTGCGTGGCTGCGGCGGGCGTGGGGTTTGCTGCCGTGTTGATGTTCACTCAAAACGGTTTTCGCAACGCTTTGTTGGACAGCCCGGTGCGGTTGATCGAAGTCGTGGATTGCGAATTGGTCGCGATCAGCCCGGCTCGTTACATGCTGCCGGTTGACGAACGATTCCCTCGATCATTGCTTCGCCGAGTCAAAGCGGATCCAGCGGTCGCGGATGTCCAAGCGTTGTTGATCGAGCGAACAATGGCTCGCGTGCGAGTTGAAGGCAGTCCCTCGAGACCCATTCGTGTGATCTCGGTCCCCGATGCAAGTTTGTTTCCCTCGACTTCGAATCAACCACGGCGATCTTGGTTGAATGTTGCCGGGCTAGAACAGCATCGCGACGCGCTTCGTCAGAGAGACACCGCACTGGTGGACCGGAAGACTCGTTCGGAATACGGATTTGAGTTCGACGATTCGGGGCATCCGGCGGACCAACGAATTGAGTTGTCTGAGCAGTCGATCGAGCTGGTTGGCTCGTTCACATTGGGGACCGATTTTGCCAACGAAGGATCATTGTTGATCGCGGAATCCTCGTTTGCGAACTATTTCCCGCGACGTGGCTACGGCAAGCCATTGGAAACGGTCGATCTTGGGTTGATCCGATTGCAGGACGGTGCTTCGCCGGAAGAAGCCGCTGAGCGTTTGACGAATATGGCGGCGGGACAGTGGCAAGTTCTGACGCGACAGCAGATTCGCGATCGTGAGCAGACATTTTGGAGCGAGCAGACGCCGGTTGGGATGATTTTCTTGATCGGAACACTGATGGGATTCGCGGTCGGAATCATCATTTGCTACCAAATCCTCTTCACCAATTTGCAGGACGCGATGTCGGAGTACGCCACACTGAAGGCGATGGGATACCCCAATCGGTTTTTCGTTGGATTGGTGGTCCGGCAATCGGTGTATTTGTCGGTTTTGGGCTTCGTTCCCGCGGTTTTGATTGCCTTGTTGCTGTTCCGAATGCTTGAATCACTGACCGGATTGCCGATGGCGTTGACTTTCGCCCGTGCTGGTTCCGTTTTGGTCCTGACGACGCTCATGTGTCTGATCAGCGGTTTGCTTGCCCTGAGGAAATTGGTGCGAGCGGATCCGGCCAGCCTTTTCTGA
- a CDS encoding outer membrane protein assembly factor BamB family protein — translation MTRWTIAAVSVAGICFVVSSSPNIAHAQGLFDSRMQMGAAEFLPPPRSMRQIIRDAEEAIEQERYSDAVVRLGDLLLRSDDNPYSEILQDYYFPIADADDESEDDVQPGQPLENQEGMLDRNGRRIGEDEDQAEALARLQSRLPRSLMEYVRDVIGELPGEGLEIYELRYGPLAGKLLDEAGPARDWKTVERVRRETFHTEAGYKASVLLAVREWTLGNPLACSFLLDDLVSQQRIVDQVGESVVTLHAIACARADRMIPTPLEFPKSFTSLFPKVEDADEVAWKEWVRAQSESDLVTAESLAENYPILGGRADRNGSDSGQMPLSNPRWMVESSASPRQERMIQEKTQQLKATGQLPPPSWTPLRVGDQLLMRTTQRLLGVDFRTGKRVWQYPWFAPAETSLSTELADPMEEEEDPVDILVQRVWNDVPFGQISSDGERVFMIDNLGKIEIERFSPFASRGMSSLANTLVALGLGNEGKILWRLGKSETTPSVLSEAFFLGPPLPFRGDLYVMAEIAGEVVLLCLDPADGSVQWQQVLVAVESGGIGADPVRRVAGAMPTYHNGLLICPTGAGATVAVNLIDRTIRWGNQIPRSQEFVHSIYRPNTRVSANQLSRRWTHSLAIAKGTSVVLTPIECDRLQVLDVLSGRNRFTPKNRIRLAYVAGVKDDLYFVVGADEVSACSLNDGSEVWSTPTNLVRPGQRISGRGVFGNDRYYLPTTTDELIEISLKNGEVLQRRTVRFPLGNLIAVDGELISQSATMVAVAYGERSLQPRVDALLQKDPENFFALVRKAELLIEQEERPQALKLLRKARELDPDNDEVIMLSVEAMLGSLRQNPSDSNVDLEALMKLIDQPEQRAELLVLQIKGAIERSPESIDHPKALELLLDLSQLVLQHPTLNRDMDAVFPNAARQFTVDDWISARVARLVSTASEDELTGMTGKIESLVSSRGNMDGAALMRTLQHFSPVVGATSGLRRDMAARALLMEDGLLAERLIWAETLATDESLQSLSNERLLMLAKLYSKEAWNLDRLAIGELLSQRLSDNEPVGADTFIEDALQANPIRGRDYDMGEQWPRNVNLEWQSMRMPRSSGMMMNDRRYAKTTHLMGRQLRGWSAMSDNMNSLALMNPYGIHRSIPIEGFSGMRSLGNELTYSGGLMLLLTQSELIAIDLFRTLGANGEEAIRWRRTLGTDGQPVAKRRSAATPFGNQIYRNMMVSATADNGEAQLILGPVLGDRLFLLQGTELICLDAVSGEERWRTPTEAVGNAVVHANGRVLVVSKTQNQIESYDIHDGGLLGIQKRSIGSVIASLGSHVLTVTQVRKNAELPADATEEMRAGFEAAKEMHDPHSVELIDMSTGETVLFRVADSQNVNDASAYAEVTDGRYFTLLDHTGRTTIWDLLSGREIADVMVPARQGLYGVSVMSIQDQMLVLPRHRKPNRDLASLRSVAVSGGASVQPITAMHSISTVDGSIRWSRSFDDAWGCTVEQPWVTPMLLLVRAHLTVPGNGVRRRQMDVMGISTVDGETLHEIERKETNSNTNVIESRVKLIPHRNTMLAEIQLELLTYTFKEEGSDDDVDSEADPKTDEADELERTKEMEPE, via the coding sequence ATGACTCGATGGACAATCGCGGCGGTGTCCGTCGCCGGGATTTGTTTCGTGGTGTCATCGTCACCGAACATCGCCCACGCGCAAGGGTTATTTGATTCTCGGATGCAAATGGGGGCCGCTGAGTTTCTACCGCCGCCGCGAAGCATGCGACAAATCATTCGCGATGCGGAAGAGGCGATCGAACAAGAACGCTACAGCGACGCGGTCGTTCGCCTTGGGGATTTGTTGCTTCGTTCGGACGACAATCCTTATTCCGAGATTTTGCAGGATTACTACTTTCCCATCGCGGACGCGGACGACGAATCCGAAGACGATGTCCAGCCTGGTCAGCCACTAGAAAATCAAGAAGGGATGCTGGATCGAAATGGCCGGCGGATCGGCGAGGATGAAGATCAAGCCGAGGCATTGGCTCGGTTGCAAAGTCGTCTGCCACGAAGCTTGATGGAATATGTCCGGGATGTGATCGGTGAGCTTCCCGGTGAAGGTCTGGAGATCTATGAGCTTCGCTACGGGCCGCTAGCTGGGAAGCTGCTCGACGAAGCCGGTCCGGCACGCGATTGGAAAACGGTTGAACGTGTCCGCCGTGAAACGTTCCATACCGAAGCAGGTTACAAGGCTTCGGTTTTGTTGGCGGTGCGTGAGTGGACGCTTGGGAATCCTCTGGCCTGTTCGTTTTTGTTGGATGACTTGGTCAGTCAACAACGGATTGTTGATCAAGTGGGTGAATCCGTGGTGACGTTGCATGCGATCGCATGTGCTCGAGCGGATCGAATGATCCCGACGCCTTTGGAGTTTCCCAAGTCATTCACATCGTTGTTTCCCAAAGTGGAAGACGCTGATGAGGTTGCTTGGAAGGAATGGGTTCGGGCGCAGAGCGAGTCCGATCTGGTCACCGCTGAATCGTTGGCAGAGAACTACCCGATACTGGGTGGAAGAGCGGATCGCAATGGATCGGACTCCGGTCAAATGCCGCTTAGCAACCCGCGATGGATGGTCGAGTCGTCCGCCAGTCCTCGTCAAGAACGAATGATTCAGGAGAAAACGCAGCAGCTCAAAGCCACCGGGCAATTGCCACCGCCTTCCTGGACTCCGCTGCGGGTCGGCGATCAATTGCTCATGCGAACGACCCAGCGTTTGTTGGGCGTCGACTTCAGAACGGGCAAGCGTGTTTGGCAATACCCTTGGTTCGCGCCCGCCGAGACATCGCTGTCGACTGAATTGGCGGACCCGATGGAAGAGGAGGAGGACCCGGTCGACATTCTGGTTCAACGAGTCTGGAACGATGTGCCGTTCGGCCAGATTTCGAGCGACGGTGAACGGGTCTTTATGATCGACAATCTTGGGAAGATTGAGATCGAACGGTTCAGCCCTTTTGCTAGCCGGGGCATGTCTTCGCTCGCGAATACTTTGGTGGCTTTGGGTTTGGGAAACGAGGGCAAGATCCTTTGGCGACTTGGGAAATCAGAAACGACTCCCTCGGTGCTGTCCGAGGCGTTCTTCCTTGGGCCTCCACTGCCGTTTCGCGGCGATTTGTACGTGATGGCAGAGATCGCAGGGGAAGTGGTTTTGCTGTGCTTGGACCCCGCGGACGGTTCGGTTCAATGGCAACAGGTTCTGGTCGCGGTTGAGTCCGGTGGAATCGGGGCCGATCCAGTCCGCCGCGTTGCCGGGGCGATGCCGACGTATCACAACGGGTTGTTAATTTGCCCGACTGGTGCCGGGGCCACCGTCGCTGTGAATTTGATCGATCGAACGATTCGTTGGGGGAATCAAATCCCGCGAAGCCAGGAATTTGTTCACAGTATCTATCGCCCAAACACCCGGGTGTCAGCGAATCAGTTGAGCCGTCGTTGGACTCACTCGTTGGCGATTGCTAAAGGCACTTCGGTTGTACTCACACCGATTGAATGCGATCGGCTGCAGGTTCTCGATGTGCTTTCAGGACGCAATCGATTCACACCCAAAAATCGAATTCGACTCGCTTACGTCGCTGGCGTGAAGGATGACCTGTACTTCGTTGTCGGTGCTGATGAAGTGTCCGCGTGCTCGTTGAATGATGGTTCCGAGGTGTGGTCCACGCCGACCAATTTGGTCCGACCCGGGCAACGCATTTCGGGACGTGGTGTCTTTGGAAACGATCGCTACTACTTGCCGACCACGACCGATGAATTGATCGAAATCTCTTTGAAGAACGGCGAAGTGCTGCAGCGACGAACGGTTCGTTTCCCTCTGGGGAACTTGATTGCAGTCGACGGTGAGTTGATCTCGCAGTCAGCCACGATGGTTGCGGTTGCCTATGGCGAACGATCACTGCAGCCACGCGTGGATGCTTTGCTTCAGAAGGATCCGGAGAACTTCTTCGCGTTGGTTCGAAAAGCGGAATTGCTGATCGAGCAAGAAGAGCGTCCTCAGGCACTCAAGTTGCTTCGCAAAGCCCGCGAGTTGGATCCTGACAACGATGAGGTGATCATGTTGTCTGTGGAAGCCATGCTGGGAAGCCTGCGCCAGAATCCGAGCGACTCCAATGTCGATTTGGAAGCTTTGATGAAGCTGATTGACCAACCAGAGCAACGTGCGGAATTGTTGGTATTGCAAATCAAAGGCGCGATCGAAAGATCACCCGAATCGATTGATCATCCCAAGGCTTTGGAACTGCTGTTGGACTTGTCGCAACTAGTGCTTCAGCATCCGACACTCAATCGGGACATGGACGCGGTCTTTCCCAATGCGGCAAGACAGTTCACCGTCGATGATTGGATCAGTGCTCGCGTGGCACGATTGGTGTCCACGGCTTCGGAGGATGAGTTGACCGGGATGACCGGCAAGATCGAGTCGCTGGTCTCATCGCGAGGGAACATGGACGGTGCGGCATTGATGCGAACGCTTCAGCATTTCTCACCGGTCGTGGGTGCAACCAGCGGTTTGCGACGAGACATGGCGGCTCGTGCGTTGCTGATGGAAGACGGTTTGTTGGCTGAGCGTCTGATTTGGGCCGAAACTTTGGCGACGGACGAATCGTTGCAGTCCTTAAGCAACGAACGATTGCTGATGCTGGCCAAACTATACAGCAAAGAAGCTTGGAATCTGGATCGTTTGGCCATTGGGGAATTGCTGAGTCAACGTTTGAGCGACAACGAACCGGTGGGAGCCGACACGTTCATCGAAGATGCTCTGCAAGCCAATCCGATCCGCGGACGCGACTACGACATGGGCGAACAGTGGCCTCGCAATGTCAACTTGGAGTGGCAGTCCATGAGAATGCCGCGATCCAGTGGCATGATGATGAATGACCGCCGCTACGCGAAAACGACTCATTTGATGGGGCGTCAACTTCGCGGTTGGAGTGCGATGAGTGACAACATGAATTCGTTGGCTTTGATGAACCCTTATGGGATCCACCGCTCCATTCCAATCGAAGGTTTCTCGGGAATGCGTTCGCTCGGCAATGAGCTGACTTACAGCGGTGGGCTGATGCTGTTGCTGACTCAGTCGGAGCTGATCGCGATCGATTTGTTTCGAACGCTGGGGGCGAATGGCGAAGAAGCGATTCGATGGAGACGTACGCTTGGGACCGACGGCCAACCGGTCGCTAAACGTCGCAGCGCGGCGACACCATTCGGCAATCAGATCTATCGCAACATGATGGTTTCAGCGACCGCGGACAACGGAGAGGCTCAGTTGATTCTCGGCCCTGTTCTGGGGGATCGGTTGTTCTTGTTGCAAGGAACTGAGCTGATTTGTTTGGACGCAGTTTCAGGCGAGGAGCGTTGGCGGACTCCAACAGAAGCTGTCGGGAACGCAGTCGTTCATGCCAACGGTCGAGTGTTGGTTGTCAGCAAGACGCAAAACCAAATTGAAAGTTACGACATCCACGATGGCGGGCTGTTGGGAATTCAAAAACGATCGATCGGGTCGGTGATCGCGTCGCTCGGGTCACACGTGCTGACGGTGACGCAGGTGCGCAAGAATGCTGAGTTGCCGGCCGACGCCACCGAAGAAATGAGAGCTGGCTTCGAAGCAGCGAAAGAGATGCATGATCCTCACTCGGTCGAACTGATTGACATGAGCACAGGGGAAACTGTTTTGTTCCGCGTCGCCGACAGCCAAAATGTCAACGATGCCTCCGCCTATGCGGAGGTGACTGATGGGCGTTACTTCACTTTGTTGGACCACACCGGTCGCACCACCATTTGGGATCTGTTGTCAGGTCGCGAGATCGCGGATGTGATGGTGCCCGCTCGACAGGGTCTGTACGGGGTTTCGGTGATGTCGATTCAAGATCAGATGTTGGTTCTGCCACGACATCGCAAACCGAACCGCGATCTCGCGTCGTTGCGTTCGGTGGCGGTATCCGGTGGTGCGTCGGTTCAGCCGATCACGGCGATGCACTCGATTTCGACGGTGGACGGAAGCATTCGGTGGAGTCGTTCATTCGACGATGCTTGGGGATGCACCGTGGAGCAACCTTGGGTCACGCCGATGTTGTTGCTGGTCCGAGCTCATTTGACGGTTCCCGGCAATGGAGTGCGTCGTCGACAAATGGATGTGATGGGAATCAGCACTGTGGACGGAGAAACGTTGCACGAAATTGAACGCAAGGAAACGAACAGCAATACAAACGTCATCGAGAGTCGGGTCAAATTGATCCCGCATCGCAACACGATGTTGGCTGAGATTCAACTGGAGCTGCTGACTTATACGTTCAAGGAAGAAGGATCCGACGATGATGTGGATTCTGAAGCGGATCCCAAAACGGATGAAGCCGATGAGTTGGAAAGGACAAAAGAGATGGAGCCGGAGTGA
- the nrdR gene encoding transcriptional regulator NrdR: MRCPFCHSDNDKVQDSRTAEAGYVVRRKRLCQTCQRRFTTLEQIDALNVRVVKSDETREPFDREKIKRGIERACSKRAVTSDEIEKTVQKIEEAIYAEFDMEIPTATIGEVVLRKLATLDEVAYIRFASVYRDFDDAKDFLQIVSNLQRDAQSEGR, from the coding sequence ATGCGTTGCCCGTTCTGTCATTCCGATAACGACAAGGTCCAGGATTCCCGGACGGCCGAGGCGGGATACGTCGTTCGGCGAAAGCGGCTGTGCCAAACCTGCCAGCGACGCTTCACCACGTTGGAACAAATCGATGCGCTGAACGTTCGGGTGGTCAAAAGCGACGAGACGCGAGAACCATTTGATCGCGAAAAGATCAAGCGTGGGATCGAACGGGCGTGTTCGAAACGAGCCGTCACCAGCGACGAGATTGAAAAGACGGTTCAGAAAATCGAAGAAGCGATTTACGCCGAGTTTGATATGGAAATTCCCACCGCAACAATCGGCGAAGTCGTGCTGCGAAAACTCGCGACGCTGGACGAAGTAGCGTACATTCGATTTGCCAGCGTTTATCGAGACTTTGATGACGCAAAAGATTTTTTGCAGATCGTTTCCAACCTTCAGCGTGATGCCCAATCGGAAGGTCGCTGA
- a CDS encoding PH domain-containing protein — translation MDEIAKKRSLDDHEEEETLWEGGYSPKAMIGSWVGLAILSVVILVAAGLIEQFTFGIALIVIAVLWIMVGLNYAAKRLGVQYELTSQRFIHKTGILTRRTDRIEVIDISDVSYKQGPIQRMFKVGSISIISTDKSDPELDMFGINNVSEVAGLIDDIRRAERRRRSIHIEQN, via the coding sequence ATGGACGAGATTGCCAAGAAACGATCGCTGGACGACCACGAAGAAGAAGAAACGCTGTGGGAAGGCGGCTACAGCCCCAAAGCAATGATCGGCTCTTGGGTCGGGCTGGCCATACTCAGCGTTGTTATTTTGGTCGCAGCTGGTTTGATTGAACAGTTCACTTTTGGCATCGCACTGATCGTCATTGCAGTTCTTTGGATCATGGTGGGACTGAACTACGCCGCCAAACGGCTCGGGGTGCAATACGAACTCACCAGCCAGCGATTCATTCACAAGACCGGTATCCTGACACGTCGTACCGATCGCATTGAAGTGATCGACATCAGCGACGTCAGCTACAAACAAGGACCGATTCAGAGGATGTTCAAAGTTGGTTCAATCTCGATCATCAGTACCGACAAGAGTGATCCAGAACTTGACATGTTTGGAATCAACAACGTCAGTGAAGTAGCTGGTTTGATCGATGACATTCGACGTGCCGAACGACGACGGCGCAGCATCCATATCGAGCAAAATTAA
- a CDS encoding hydantoinase B/oxoprolinase family protein, which yields MLNQLTEVWVDVGGTFTDCIVQQNNNDGHTQRDAIKVLSSGLVSVRVTGHSDDFTRIDVELPPPFAIDHFWQSANLRRSGETQIGHDYISVIGCERLGTNSIRLKLDQPVAQIRREQTWVLDAGIESPILATRVLLSRPLTQPLPPLSVRMGTTRGTNALLTRNGAPTALLITEGFADLLSIGTQDRPDLFALDIVKPKPLATRTVEVRGRLDADGNELIPIDEPHLRTCLQELKAAAPEELVLAICLLHSHRNDAHERIVQRIANEVGFANIIRSTEVASLPRIVPRAETTTLDAYLLPILQAYVARVWKQFGGEANCHLRWMTSGGNLVASSGFRGKDSVLSGPAGGVVALGEVARQCGVQGAVGLDMGGTSTDVSRYEGSVGRRQESMVGGIRVLTPMMDIHTIASGGGSVCAVRDGRLTVGPDSAGAFPGPACYGHGGPLTITDVNVLLGRLPIDRFPFPLKLDAAQEALRKTHQQLPNESTLSAEQLADGFLQLAVTQMAEAVRVVTTAAGSDARQMALVGFGGAAGGHLCQVADSLEMTHVIDHPDSGLLSAVGVGAAPIGRIATESLQLSIAPPISDSTDSVGTRTLIPESIPALRTAAKSTQEQCESHLRQEENIPPETSLQVVHQCDVRPLGTQSALTIDLFPLDTLPDRFDSKHRSTFGYTRTSMPIEVVAVRCEATINRQPSQNGDQETADTSATARDSTRKSSKPASISMWVQGAYRKVDLWDRNAVITGQGIAGPAVVAGPYSVLVVEPDWTATMSDAGILQLRKEVASSGSSPAQQNAEQLNDTIAMEIAARRVQGIAEAMGEVIRRTSVSVNVKERRDYSCAVFLGDGSLVANAPHVPVHLGAMSHTVRSLIADYPAMSPGDSYISNDPYAGGSHLPDITVVTPVFCDDTLGSSRPHDWPCDFFVASRCHHAEIGGMVPGSMAPAATCLAEEGVVLHNECLVRDGKSHHARIRELLSNATYPSRNADENMADIAAAEAAGQAGANRIQALADSMAKSRLLELLKQLLHVAGEATAAWIETLGTESRVFEDSLDDGTPIRVTLQPDQPEGRLRIDFAGTGPVHANGFNATPSIVTAAVLYVLRCVVPGELPLCDGVLKRIELIIPDGLLSPPAGSTPETSPAVVAGNVETSNRVVDVLLGALGVAAASQGTMNNLLLGDKTFGYYETIGGGAGATAHASGADAVHTHMTNTRITDPEILESRLPVRLWRFAIRRGSGGTGQHRGGDGMIREMEFLRPLTLSLITSRRTTRAYGMHGGEPGQPGRQTLVHQSQRTELPFATSQDVEAGDRLIMETPGGGGYGKEPSAE from the coding sequence ATGCTCAACCAATTGACCGAAGTCTGGGTAGACGTCGGCGGTACGTTCACTGATTGCATCGTCCAGCAGAACAACAACGACGGACACACTCAGCGAGATGCCATCAAAGTGCTCAGCAGCGGATTGGTGTCCGTGCGAGTGACAGGCCACAGCGACGACTTCACACGAATCGATGTCGAGCTTCCACCGCCTTTTGCCATCGATCACTTTTGGCAATCAGCGAACCTTCGCCGTTCGGGTGAAACGCAGATCGGCCACGATTACATCAGCGTGATCGGTTGCGAGCGACTCGGCACGAATTCGATCCGATTGAAATTGGACCAACCAGTCGCTCAAATTCGCCGCGAACAGACTTGGGTGCTCGACGCAGGAATTGAATCGCCGATTTTGGCCACGCGGGTATTGCTGTCGCGCCCGCTGACTCAACCCCTTCCGCCACTCTCCGTGCGCATGGGCACGACACGCGGAACCAACGCGTTGCTCACTCGAAATGGTGCCCCAACAGCATTGCTAATCACCGAGGGTTTTGCAGACCTACTTTCGATCGGAACCCAAGATCGTCCCGATCTTTTCGCGTTGGACATCGTCAAACCCAAACCATTGGCAACTCGAACGGTTGAAGTTCGCGGCCGCTTGGATGCCGATGGCAATGAACTCATTCCGATTGACGAGCCGCACCTTCGCACGTGCTTGCAAGAACTCAAAGCCGCCGCTCCTGAGGAATTGGTGCTTGCGATCTGCTTGCTGCATTCCCATCGCAACGACGCTCATGAGCGGATCGTCCAGCGGATTGCGAACGAAGTTGGGTTTGCAAATATCATTCGCTCAACGGAGGTTGCATCGCTTCCCCGAATCGTGCCGCGTGCCGAAACGACGACGCTCGACGCGTACCTGCTTCCCATTTTGCAAGCCTACGTGGCACGAGTTTGGAAGCAGTTCGGTGGCGAAGCAAATTGTCATCTGCGATGGATGACCAGCGGCGGCAACCTCGTCGCGTCCTCTGGCTTCCGAGGCAAAGACAGTGTGCTGTCGGGTCCGGCCGGTGGAGTTGTCGCACTCGGCGAAGTCGCACGGCAATGCGGCGTGCAAGGTGCCGTTGGCTTGGACATGGGCGGCACCAGCACCGACGTCAGTCGCTACGAAGGATCCGTGGGACGTCGGCAAGAAAGCATGGTCGGTGGGATACGCGTGCTCACGCCGATGATGGACATCCACACCATCGCATCCGGTGGCGGATCCGTCTGTGCCGTTCGCGATGGCCGACTCACAGTGGGTCCAGACAGCGCCGGTGCCTTCCCCGGCCCCGCGTGCTACGGACACGGCGGACCACTTACGATCACGGACGTCAATGTCTTGCTGGGTCGACTCCCGATTGATCGATTTCCATTTCCGTTGAAGTTGGACGCCGCTCAAGAAGCACTTCGAAAAACGCATCAACAACTTCCAAACGAAAGCACGTTGAGTGCCGAACAACTCGCTGATGGCTTCTTGCAATTGGCGGTCACTCAAATGGCGGAAGCCGTCCGAGTCGTCACAACCGCGGCGGGAAGCGATGCGAGACAGATGGCATTGGTGGGATTCGGCGGCGCCGCGGGCGGCCACCTCTGCCAGGTCGCGGACTCACTGGAAATGACTCACGTGATCGACCATCCCGATTCGGGCTTGCTGTCGGCCGTCGGAGTGGGAGCGGCACCGATTGGCCGCATCGCGACCGAGTCTTTGCAGCTATCGATCGCTCCGCCGATTTCAGATTCCACTGACTCGGTTGGAACCCGAACGCTCATTCCCGAATCAATCCCAGCACTTCGAACCGCCGCGAAAAGTACGCAGGAACAATGCGAAAGCCACCTGCGTCAGGAAGAGAACATTCCGCCGGAAACATCCCTACAAGTCGTTCATCAATGCGACGTGAGACCGCTTGGTACGCAATCAGCACTCACGATCGACCTCTTTCCTTTGGACACCTTGCCCGACCGGTTTGATTCGAAGCATCGATCCACCTTTGGATACACGCGGACTTCGATGCCCATCGAAGTGGTGGCCGTTCGCTGCGAAGCCACCATCAACCGGCAGCCAAGTCAGAACGGAGATCAAGAGACCGCAGACACATCCGCAACTGCCCGCGATTCAACTCGGAAATCCTCAAAACCTGCATCAATCTCGATGTGGGTTCAGGGAGCCTATCGAAAGGTTGATCTTTGGGACCGAAACGCTGTGATCACAGGGCAGGGCATTGCCGGACCGGCAGTGGTGGCGGGTCCCTATTCGGTCTTGGTGGTGGAACCCGATTGGACCGCAACAATGTCCGACGCAGGTATTTTGCAGCTCAGGAAAGAAGTTGCGTCGTCTGGCTCGAGTCCAGCTCAACAAAACGCTGAGCAACTCAACGACACCATCGCCATGGAAATCGCGGCGAGACGGGTCCAAGGAATCGCGGAAGCGATGGGCGAAGTCATCCGCAGGACCAGCGTCAGCGTCAATGTCAAAGAACGTCGCGACTACAGCTGCGCGGTTTTCCTTGGCGATGGATCTTTGGTCGCCAACGCGCCGCATGTGCCGGTACACCTGGGTGCGATGAGCCACACGGTTCGAAGCTTGATCGCCGACTACCCAGCCATGTCGCCCGGTGACTCGTACATCAGCAACGATCCCTACGCCGGTGGCTCGCATCTGCCGGACATCACCGTCGTGACCCCGGTCTTTTGCGACGACACGCTCGGTTCTTCCCGGCCGCATGATTGGCCGTGCGACTTCTTCGTCGCATCACGCTGTCATCACGCTGAAATCGGTGGCATGGTCCCAGGTTCGATGGCACCCGCAGCGACTTGCCTGGCCGAAGAAGGTGTTGTGTTGCACAACGAATGCTTGGTCCGCGATGGAAAATCTCATCACGCACGAATTCGCGAATTGCTTTCCAATGCGACCTATCCTTCGCGAAACGCGGACGAAAACATGGCCGACATCGCCGCGGCTGAAGCAGCGGGGCAGGCCGGTGCGAATCGAATCCAGGCCCTGGCTGATTCAATGGCCAAGTCCCGTTTGCTGGAACTGTTAAAGCAGTTGTTGCACGTCGCTGGTGAAGCCACTGCAGCGTGGATTGAAACTCTGGGAACCGAATCACGTGTCTTCGAGGATTCGCTTGACGATGGAACTCCCATCCGAGTCACTTTGCAACCAGACCAACCCGAGGGGCGATTGCGAATCGATTTCGCAGGCACGGGCCCCGTGCACGCCAACGGATTCAATGCCACTCCATCCATCGTGACCGCAGCCGTGCTGTACGTGCTCCGCTGTGTTGTGCCGGGTGAATTGCCTCTTTGCGATGGAGTGCTCAAACGCATTGAGCTGATCATCCCGGACGGATTGCTGTCGCCTCCTGCCGGTTCGACACCGGAGACCAGCCCGGCGGTGGTTGCCGGCAACGTCGAAACCAGCAATCGCGTGGTCGATGTTTTACTGGGTGCGTTGGGCGTTGCGGCAGCCTCCCAAGGAACAATGAACAACTTGTTGCTCGGCGACAAAACCTTTGGCTACTACGAAACCATCGGCGGCGGTGCCGGTGCGACAGCCCATGCATCGGGTGCGGACGCTGTCCACACTCACATGACCAACACGCGAATCACCGACCCAGAGATCCTCGAATCTCGACTGCCAGTCCGCCTGTGGCGTTTCGCGATCCGACGTGGAAGTGGCGGAACCGGACAACACCGAGGCGGCGACGGAATGATTCGTGAAATGGAGTTCCTTCGTCCGCTGACCCTGTCGCTCATCACCTCTCGGCGAACTACTCGTGCGTACGGAATGCACGGCGGAGAACCGGGCCAACCAGGCCGTCAAACGCTCGTGCATCAATCTCAACGAACGGAACTCCCGTTCGCGACCAGTCAGGATGTTGAGGCTGGAGATCGGCTGATCATGGAAACGCCCGGTGGCGGTGGTTATGGCAAAGAACCGTCCGCCGAATGA